The following proteins come from a genomic window of Flavobacteriaceae bacterium MAR_2010_188:
- a CDS encoding pyrimidine operon attenuation protein / uracil phosphoribosyltransferase, with the protein MKKTIILDHQQIEAKIRRIAYQIYESNVDEKQIILAGIATNGYVLAEKLKTILDQISKIKSVLCKVEIDKKNPLNPIRTSIAEADYTNESIVMIDDVLNSGSTLIYAVKHFLNVPIKRFKTAVLVNRNHKKFPVKADFKGISLSTSLNEHVVIELSDNNYRAYLK; encoded by the coding sequence TTGAAGAAGACAATTATATTAGACCATCAACAGATAGAGGCAAAAATTAGAAGGATTGCCTATCAGATTTATGAAAGTAACGTTGATGAAAAACAAATCATTCTAGCCGGTATAGCAACTAACGGATATGTATTAGCCGAAAAGCTTAAGACTATTTTGGATCAGATAAGTAAAATAAAATCGGTATTATGCAAGGTAGAAATCGACAAGAAGAATCCCTTAAATCCTATTAGAACTTCTATTGCTGAAGCCGATTACACCAATGAATCGATTGTAATGATAGATGACGTATTAAATAGCGGCAGCACGCTCATCTATGCGGTTAAGCACTTTCTTAATGTGCCGATAAAACGATTTAAAACTGCCGTTTTGGTCAACCGTAATCATAAAAAATTTCCGGTTAAGGCTGATTTTAAAGGTATTTCACTTTCGACTTCCTTAAATGAGCATGTCGTTATAGAGCTATCGGACAACAATTATCGAGCTTACCTAAAATAG